In one Solanum lycopersicum chromosome 11, SLM_r2.1 genomic region, the following are encoded:
- the LOC101264082 gene encoding pentatricopeptide repeat-containing protein At4g16390, chloroplastic encodes MASAPSSTLSPLYESNIFCNFNSPQKFTFPLKLHSKSCIRTTQVSLQEQSQVSNPNTSQYPDRKAVSSSKSKLWVNPKSPRASELKRKSYDFRYASLMKVAESLDSCKPVEEDVSNVLAELGDKIVEQDAVVTLNNMTNAETALLAMKYFQQRLKLSKEVIVYNVTLKVLRKNKDLDRAEKVFDEMLERGVKPDNVTFSTIISCARQCNLPEKAIEWFEKLPSFGCEPDDVTYSVMIDAYGKAGNVDMALSLYDRARTEKWRIDAVTFATLIRIYGAAGNFDGCLNVYEEMKALGVKPNMTVYNSLLDAMGRARRPWQAKNIYGEMLTNGFQPSWGTYASLIRAYGRARYGEDALKIYKEMKEKGLELSVVLYNTLLAMCADVGLTDEAVNIFEEMKSSASETCQPDSWTYSSLITIFSCSGKVSEAEFTLNEMIEAGFEPNIFVLTSLIQCYGKAGRTDDVVRTFDRLSDLGLSADERFTGCLLNVLTQTAKEDLHKLTICLEKANPKLGYVVKLLVDDEVEEEEGAFKKHAAELLDCATTDVRKAYCNCLIDICVNLNQLERACELLDVGLTLNIYTDIMSRTATQWSLHLKSLSLGAALTALHIWVNDLNKALESGEEFPSLLGINTGHGKHKYSEKGLAGVFESHLKELNAPFHEAPDKAGWFLTTKVAATSWLESRCAQEVVAA; translated from the coding sequence ATGGCGTCTGCTCCAAGCTCTACACTTTCTCCTCTCTATGAATCCAATATCTTCTGCAACTTCAATTCTCCTCAAAAATTCACTTTTCCCCTTAAACTTCACTCCAAATCTTGTATTAGAACGACCCAAGTGTCACTTCAAGAACAATCCCAGGTCTCAAATCCCAATACTTCTCAATACCCAGATAGAAAAGctgtttcttcatcaaaaagcaAGCTTTGGGTCAACCCCAAAAGCCCCCGAGCTTCTGAGCTGAAGCGGAAGTCTTACGATTTCAGGTATGCTTCTTTAATGAAAGTGGCTGAGTCTTTGGATTCTTGTAAACCTGTAGAAGAAGATGTTTCTAATGTTTTAGCTGAATTGGGTGACAAAATAGTAGAGCAAGATGCTGTTGTGACATTGAATAACATGACTAATGCTGAAACTGCGTTGCTGGCGATGAAGTATTTTCAACAAAGGTTGAAATTGAGCAAAGAGGTGATTGTATATAATGTGACGTTGAAAGTTTTGAGGAAAAATAAGGATTTGGATAGAGCAGAGAAGGTGTTTGATGAAATGCTTGAGAGAGGGGTAAAGCCTGATAATGTTACTTTCTCGACTATTATTAGTTGTGCTAGGCAGTGTAATTTGCCTGAAAAAGCTATTGAATGGTTTGAAAAGTTGCCATCTTTTGGGTGTGAACCAGATGATGTTACGTACTCTGTGATGATTGATGCTTATGGTAAGGCTGGTAATGTAGATATGGCATTGAGTTTGTATGATCGTGCGAGAACAGAGAAATGGCGTATAGATGCTGTAACATTTGCAACGTTGATTAGGATTTATGGGGCTGCGGGGAATTTTGATGGGTGCTTGAATGTGTATGAGGAAATGAAAGCGCTTGGTGTAAAGCCTAACATGACTGTGTATAACAGTTTGTTGGATGCTATGGGAAGAGCTAGGAGGCCATGGCAGGCAAAGAACATCTATGGAGAAATGCTAACCAATGGATTTCAACCAAGTTGGGGTACCTATGCTTCACTCATTCGGGCTTATGGTAGGGCTCGTTATGGTGAAGATGCTCTTAAAATCTATAAAGAAATGAAGGAGAAGGGATTGGAGTTGAGTGTGGTACTATATAATACACTTTTGGCAATGTGTGCTGATGTCGGACTTACAGATGAGGCTGTTAACATTTTTGAGGAGATGAAAAGCTCGGCCTCAGAGACTTGCCAACCTGACAGCTGGACATACTCTTCTCTAATCACCATATTCTCTTGTAGTGGGAAGGTCTCGGAGGCGGAATTCACATTGAATGAGATGATTGAAGCAGGGTTTGAACCAAATATCTTTGTCTTGACCTCGCTTATTCAGTGTTATGGAAAAGCAGGTCGGACAGATGATGTAGTAAGAACTTTCGATAGGCTGTCAGATTTGGGATTATCTGCAGATGAGCGGTTTACCGGTTGTCTTCTTAATGTTTTGACACAAACAGCAAAGGAAGACCTTCACAAGCTAACTATCTGCCTTGAGAAGGCAAATCCGAAGCTTGGTTACGTGGTGAAACTCCTAGTGgatgatgaagttgaagaagaagaaggggcTTTTAAGAAACATGCTGCTGAACTTTTGGATTGTGCAACTACGGATGTCCGGAAAGCGTACTGTAACTGTTTGATTGACATATGTGTCAATCTTAACCAGTTGGAGAGAGCTTGTGAGTTGTTAGATGTTGGACTAACTCTCAACATCTATACAGATATTATGTCTCGAACTGCTACTCAATGGTCTTTACATCTGAAGAGCCTCTCCCTTGGTGCAGCTTTAACAGCATTGCACATCTGGGTTAATGACTTGAACAAAGCACTTGAAAGTGGGGAAGAGTTCCCATCATTGCTTGGAATCAACACAGGACATGGAAAACATAAATATTCCGAGAAAGGTCTGGCAGGTGTATTTGAGTCGCACCTTAAGGAATTAAACGCTCCATTCCACGAGGCACCTGATAAGGCTGGGTGGTTTTTGACCACGAAGGTTGCAGCTACATCATGGTTGGAGTCTAGATGTGCTCAAGAGGTGGTTGCTGCTTAG
- the LOC101264390 gene encoding protein PYRICULARIA ORYZAE RESISTANCE 21: MGGEKTTIMVLKVDLQCSSCYKKVKKILCKFPQIRDQVYDEKGNTVTITVVCCNPEKLRDKLCCKGCGVIKSIEIKDPPKPKPPEKPKEPEKPKPEKPKEPEKPKVVVIEKPKEPEKPKVVVTEKPKEPEKPKIVIIKEPQKPKTPEKPKEVEKPKPKEPEKPKEVPKPKPEPEKPKEVPKPKPEPVMPMPTPVPIQEYPQPPHGYCCGQCYGGQTGGPCYQGYGRSAPPPPEYCCGQCYEGQTGGPCYQGWGRPVPPPPCYDSYGPGPYGYGRGCYVSRCDQYFNDENANACSIM; this comes from the exons ATGGGGGGTGAAAAG ACTACTATCATGGTACTCAAAGTTGATCTTCAATGTTCAAGCTGctacaaaaaagttaaaaaaattctcTGTAAATTCCCTC AAATTAGAGATCAAGTATATGATGAGAAGGGCAATACAGTCACAATCACTGTTGTTTGTTGTAATCCTGAAAAACTTCGTGACAAATTGTGTTGTAAAGGATGTGGAGTAATCAAAAGCATTGAAATCAAAGACCCTCCAAAGCCCAAACCTCCCGAAAAGCCCAAAGAGCCCGAAAAGCCCAAACCTGAAAAGCCTAAAGAGCCCGAAAAACCTAAAGTTGTCGTCATTGAAAAGCCCAAGGAGCCTGAGAAGCCTAAGGTTGTCGTTACTGAAAAACCTAAAGAACCTGAGAAGCCTAAGATTGTTATCATTAAAGAGCCTCAGAAACCTAAGACACCTGAAAAGCCAAAAGAAGTTGAGAAGCCTAAGCCCAAAGAGCCCGAAAAGCCCAAAGAAGTTCCTAAACCTAAACCAGAGCCCGAAAAGCCCAAAGAAGTTCCTAAACCTAAACCAGAGCCCGTAATGCCAATGCCAACGCCAGTGCCAATTCAAGAATACCCACAACCGCCACACGGATATTGTTGTGGACAATGCTACGGAGGCCAAACTGGGGGTCCGTGTTATCAAGGGTACGGACGATCGGCCCCTCCGCCACCGGAATACTGTTGTGGACAATGCTACGAAGGCCAAACCGGGGGCCCGTGTTATCAAGGGTGGGGAAGACCGGTCCCTCCGCCGCCGTGTTACGATAGCTATGGGCCTGGGCCTTATGGCTATGGTAGGGGCTGTTATGTGAGCAGATGTGATCAGTACTTTAATGATGAAAATGCTAATGCTTGCTCAATTATGTAA
- the LOC101264884 gene encoding heavy metal-associated isoprenylated plant protein 7-like isoform X1 has protein sequence MGEEKREEEEAQEMVLKVDLHCEGCARKVARALKGLQEIDEVTIDYEESKVVVKGKNVDPLKVCERVERKSGRKVELISHMTKPFEENTKEEEIKKEEEKKDEPPPEITLVLNVQMHCDACAQVLQKQIRKIKGVECVTTDIEKSQVIIKGFNIDPEKLTKEVNKRSGKQASLVNNIIQEKEEEEEKEEEKEEYIIKDYNLAQKYYNNNMEYYANYSPQIFSDNNPNACSIM, from the exons ATGGGGGAG gagaaaagggaagaagaagaggCACAAGAGATGGTGCTAAAAGTTGATTTGCACTGTGAAGGTTGTGCTAGAAAAGTTGCAAGAGCATTGAAAGGCCTTCAAG AAATAGATGAAGTGACGATCGATTACGAGGAAAGTAAGGTGGTGGTGAAAGGAAAAAATGTAGATCCACTTAAAGTGTGTGAAAGGGTGGAAAGGAAAAGTGGTAGAAAAGTTGAACTTATTTCACATATGACAAAGCCATTTGAAGAAAATACAAAGGAAgaagaaatcaagaaagaagaagagaaaaaagatgag CCTCCTCCTGAAATAACACTTGTGTTGAACGTTCAAATGCATTGTGATGCTTGTGCTCAAGTTCTTCAGAAGCAAATCCGCAAAATCAAAG GTGTAGAATGTGTTACGACAGATATTGAAAAAAGTCAAGTAATTATAAAAGGTTTCAATATCGACCCAGAAAAGTTAACTAAAGAAGTGAATAAGAGAAGCGGAAAACAAGCTTCACTcgtaaataatattattcaagagaaagaagaagaagaagagaaggaggaagaaaaagaagaatatattattaaggattATAATTTAGCTCAAAagtactacaacaacaacatggaGTACTACGCTAATTATTCTCCTCAAATTTTCAGTGATAACAATCCTAATGCTTGCTCTATCATGTAA
- the LOC101264884 gene encoding heavy metal-associated isoprenylated plant protein 7-like isoform X2 has translation MVLKVDLHCEGCARKVARALKGLQEIDEVTIDYEESKVVVKGKNVDPLKVCERVERKSGRKVELISHMTKPFEENTKEEEIKKEEEKKDEPPPEITLVLNVQMHCDACAQVLQKQIRKIKGVECVTTDIEKSQVIIKGFNIDPEKLTKEVNKRSGKQASLVNNIIQEKEEEEEKEEEKEEYIIKDYNLAQKYYNNNMEYYANYSPQIFSDNNPNACSIM, from the exons ATGGTGCTAAAAGTTGATTTGCACTGTGAAGGTTGTGCTAGAAAAGTTGCAAGAGCATTGAAAGGCCTTCAAG AAATAGATGAAGTGACGATCGATTACGAGGAAAGTAAGGTGGTGGTGAAAGGAAAAAATGTAGATCCACTTAAAGTGTGTGAAAGGGTGGAAAGGAAAAGTGGTAGAAAAGTTGAACTTATTTCACATATGACAAAGCCATTTGAAGAAAATACAAAGGAAgaagaaatcaagaaagaagaagagaaaaaagatgag CCTCCTCCTGAAATAACACTTGTGTTGAACGTTCAAATGCATTGTGATGCTTGTGCTCAAGTTCTTCAGAAGCAAATCCGCAAAATCAAAG GTGTAGAATGTGTTACGACAGATATTGAAAAAAGTCAAGTAATTATAAAAGGTTTCAATATCGACCCAGAAAAGTTAACTAAAGAAGTGAATAAGAGAAGCGGAAAACAAGCTTCACTcgtaaataatattattcaagagaaagaagaagaagaagagaaggaggaagaaaaagaagaatatattattaaggattATAATTTAGCTCAAAagtactacaacaacaacatggaGTACTACGCTAATTATTCTCCTCAAATTTTCAGTGATAACAATCCTAATGCTTGCTCTATCATGTAA